Proteins from one Falco naumanni isolate bFalNau1 chromosome 2, bFalNau1.pat, whole genome shotgun sequence genomic window:
- the LATS2 gene encoding serine/threonine-protein kinase LATS2: protein MRPKTFPATTYSGNSRQRLQEIREGLKQPSKSSGQGLPVGPGSETSLDPKILIGKDAARQQQMRQTPKFGPYQKALREIRYSLLPFANESSTTAAVEVNRQMLQELVNAGCDQEMAVRALKQTGSRSIEAALEYISKMSYLDPRNEQIVRVIKQTSPGKGIVPNNVTRRPSFEGSNESFPSYHQISNAAYEGTGFGAEGANMLTEVPRPYMDYLISTSQSTAMNAPVQRPSGVGTHSTPTSHQQKTYPANIETSVINYPVANHSSQALQLQVSHGSNSQHYSRQHMMVQGEPMGYGVQRSPSFQNKMQQEGGYNNLPNKGAVVQNNSGHAFQQAPASLYMSHSHHKQTSPSSHQMHVISRGPAFANDFSDSPPQNLLTPSRNSLNMDLYDMNNPQVQQWQAATPSRRDSLQNPGIETSPRQHVSFRPDATVPSRTNSFNSHQQQPQVTVSIRQVPPGKPDPSITSPNTITAVTSAHILQPVKSMRVMRPEPQTAVGPSHPGWLPAQTPAVDGLEIIEQHVPPVGAANAYQLDVDYSNQELRCPPPPYPKHLLLPGNSEQFDVNCLCMGVEQTLRVVPNSTCNKAEENSERNDKSSKNTKAEKPSKDKKQIQTSPVPVRKNGKDEEKRESRIKSYSPFAFKFYMEQHVENVIKTYQQKINRRLQLEQEMAKAGLCEAEQEQMRKILYQKESNYNRLKRAKMDKSMFVKIKTLGIGAFGEVCLACKVDTHALYAMKTLRKKDVLNRNQVAHVKAERDILAEADNEWVVKLYYSFQDKENLYFVMDYIPGGDMMSLLIRMEVFPERLARFYIAELTLAIESVHKMGFIHRDIKPDNILIDLDGHIKLTDFGLCTGFRWTHNSKYYQKGSHIRQDSMEPSDLWDDVSNCRCGDRLKTLEQRAKKQHQRCLAHSLVGTPNYIAPEVLLRKGYTQLCDWWSVGVILFEMLVGQPPFLAPTPTETQLKVINWESTLHIPSQIKLSPEASDLITKLCCAAEDRLGRNGADDIKAHSFFHSMDFSTDIRRQPAPYVPKISHPMDTSNFDPVEEESPWNDASGDSTRTWDPLASSNSKHTEHAFYEFTFRRFFDDNGYPFRYPKPSGMEVGQSEKSDVEDKGVVDQTGACQPVYV, encoded by the exons GAGATGGCTGTCCGAGCGCTGAAGCAGACGGGTAGCAGAAGTATTGAAGCAGCTCTGGAGTATATCAGTAAGATGAGCTACTTGGATCCTAGAAATGAACAGATAGTACGTGTAATTAAGCAGACCTCACCAG GAAAGGGTATTGTGCCCAATAATGTAACCCGCAGGCCGAGCTTTGAAGGATCAAATGAATCTTTTCCATCCTACCATCAGATCAGTAATGCAGCCTATGAAGGGACAGGCTTTGGAGCAGAAGGTGCAAATATGCTAACTGAAGTTCCAAGGCCATACATGGACTATTTAATCTCTACTTCACAGTCTACAGCTATGAATGCTCCTGTACAGCGACCTTCTGGAGTAGGCACTCACAGCACACCAACAAGCCATCAGCAGAAAACATACCCTGCAAATATTGAGACTTCTGTGATTAATTATCCAGTGGCTAATCACAGTAGTCAAGCCTTGCAGCTGCAGGTGTCCCATGGCTCCAACAGCCAACATTACAGTAGGCAGCACATGATGGTGCAGGGAGAACCTATGGGGTATGGTGTTCAGCGTAGTCCATCTTTCCAGAACAAGAtgcagcaggaaggaggatACAACAATCTCCCAAATAAAGGGGCAGTTGTCCAGAATAATTCAGGTCATGCATTTCAGCAGGCACCGGCAAGCCTGTATATGTCACATTCTCATCATAAACAGACAAGTCCTTCCTCTCATCAAATGCATGTGATATCCAGAGGTCCAGCCTTTGCTAATGACTTTTCAGACAGTCCACCACAAAATCTATTAACGCCATCTAGAAATAGCCTAAACATGGACCTCTATGACATGAATAATCCTCAAGTTCAGCAGTGGCAGGCAGCAACGCCATCACGCCGAGATTCCTTACAAAATCCAGGAATAGAGACATCTCCACGGCAACATGTATCCTTCAGACCCGATGCCACAGTGCCAAGCCGAACAAACTCCTTCAACAGCCACCAGCAACAGCCACAAGTGACAGTGTCTATAAGACAGGTTCCTCCAGGAAAACCTGATCCTTCAATTACTTCTCCAAATACAATAACAGCAGTCACGTCTGCTCATATTCTCCAGCCAGTGAAGAGCATGCGAGTGATGAGACCTGAGCCTCAGACTGCGGTGGGACCTTCCCATCCTGGTTGGTTACCTGCACAGACACCGGCTGTGGATGGCTTGGAGATAATTGAGCAGCATGTGCCACCTGTTGGAGCAGCTAATGCCTATCAACTAGATGTGGATTACAGTAACCAGGAACTTCGGTGTCCACCACCACCGTATCCCAAGCATTTGTTACTTCCCGGTAACTCTGAGCAGTTTGATGTCAACTGCTTATGCATGGGTGTAGAGCAGACCCTCCGTGTAGTCCCCAATTCAACGTGCAATAAGGCTGAGGAGAACAGTGAGCGAAATGataaaagcagcaagaacaCTAAAGCTGAAAAACCAAGCAAGGATAAAAAGCAGATTCAGACATCTCCGGTGCCAGTGCGAAAGAATGgcaaagatgaggaaaagcGAGAATCCCGAATAAAGAGCTACTCACCTTTTGCCTTCAAGTTCTACATGGAGCAACATGTAGAAAATGTCATAAAGACCTATCAGCAGAAAATTAACAGAAGACTACAATTGGAGCAAGAAATGGCTAAA GCTGGCCTTTGTGAAGCAGAACAGGAACAAATGAGGAAGATTCTCTACCAGAAGGAATCCAACTATAACAGACTTAAAAGAGCCAAAATGGACAAATCTATGTTTGTGAAGATCAAGACTCTGGGTATTGGTGCATTTGGAGAAGTATGCCTGGCCTGCAAAGTAGATACCCATGCCCTGTATGCCATGAAGACTCTGCGAAAGAAAGATGTGCTAAACCGGAACCAGGTGGCTCATGTCAAAGCGGAGAGGGACATACTTGCTGAGGCAGACAATGAATGGGTGGTTAAACTATATTATTCCTTCCAAGATAAAGAGAACTTGTACTTTGTGATGGACTACATCCCTGGTGGGGATATGATGAGTCTACTGATTCGGATGGAGGTCTTCCCAGAGCGTCTGGCTAGATTTTATATTGCAGAGCTCACTTTGGCTATAGAGAGTGTGCACAAAATGGGATTTATTCATCGAGACATCAAGCCTGACAATATTCTGATAGACCTCGATGGGCATATCAAACTGACTGACTTTGGACTGTGCACTGGATTCAGATGGACTCACAATTCAAAATACTATCAGAAAG GGAGCCATATCAGACAGGACAGCATGGAGCCCAGTGATCTTTGGGATGATGTGTCCAATTGTAGATGTGGAGATAGGCTGAAGACATTGGAACAAAGAGCTAAGAAGCAGCATCAGAGATGTCTAGCCCACTCCTTAGTTGGAACCCCAAATTATATTGCTCCTGAAGTCCTACTTCGTAAAG GATACACTCAGCTTTGTGACTGGTGGAGTGTTGGTGTGATCCTTTTTGAGATGTTAGTGGGACAGCCTCCTTTTCTGGCTCCTACACCCACAGAAACCCAACTGAAG GTGATAAATTGGGAAAGCACACTGCACATTCCCTCACAGATCAAGCTAAGCCCTGAGGCAAGTGATCTCATCACaaagctctgctgtgctgctgaggacAGGCTCGGAAGAAATGGAGCAGATGATATTAAGGCCCATTCTTTCTTTCACTCTATGGATTTCTCTACTGATATCCGTAGGCAGCCAGCTCCCTATGTTCCAAAGATCAGCCATCCCATGGACACTTCAAATTTTGATCCAGTTGAAGAAGAAAGTCCTTGGAACGATGCTAGCGGTGACAGTACCAGGACGTGGGATCCACTAGCCTCTTCCAATAGCAAACACACAGAACATGCTTTTTACGAGTTTACTTTCCGAAGGTTCTTTGATGACAATGGGTATCCGTTCAGGTATCCCAAACCTTCTGGCATGGAAGTTGGCCAGTCTGAGAAATCTGATGTAGAAGACAAAGGTGTGGTGGATCAGACTGGAGCTTGTCAGCCTGTATATGTGTAA